One Citrus sinensis cultivar Valencia sweet orange chromosome 5, DVS_A1.0, whole genome shotgun sequence genomic window, CAGTTTTTCGTATCCTTTgctcaattttcttttttgtaatcTTCTGATTAGTCTATAGGAAGACATGGCTAAGAACATTTTGGTGATCGGTGGCGTCGGTTACATTGGAAGCCACACCGTACTTCAATTGCTGTTAGGCGGTTACAAAACCGTAGTCGTTGACAATCTCGATAACGCCTCGGAAATCGCCGTCGCAAAAGTCAAAGAACTCGCTGGCTATCAAGGCAACAACATGACCTTTCATAAGTTGGATCTCCGGGACAAAGCAGCGCTGGAGGTAGTGTTTGCTGGAACAAAGTTTGATGCTGTCATCCATTTTGCTGGACTGAAAGCTGTTGGTGAAAGTGTGCAGAAACCATTGCCATACTTTGACAACAATCTTACTGGAACCATAACTCTCTTGGAAGTTATGGCAGCACATGGCTGCAAAAATCTGGTCTTTTCATCATCAGCCACTGCTTATGGCTGGCCAAAGGTGGTTCCATGTACAGAAGAGTTCCCCTTACAGGCAATGAATCCTTATGGACGTAGCAAGCTTTTCATTGAAGAGATTTGTCGTGATGTCCACCGCTCAGACTCCGAATGGAAGATC contains:
- the LOC102613529 gene encoding UDP-glucose 4-epimerase GEPI48-like; translation: MAKNILVIGGVGYIGSHTVLQLLLGGYKTVVVDNLDNASEIAVAKVKELAGYQGNNMTFHKLDLRDKAALEVVFAGTKFDAVIHFAGLKAVGESVQKPLPYFDNNLTGTITLLEVMAAHGCKNLVFSSSATAYGWPKVVPCTEEFPLQAMNPYGRSKLFIEEICRDVHRSDSEWKIILLRYFNPVGAHPSGKGEDPRGIPNNLMPFVTQVAVGRRPALTVFGTDYSTKDGTVVRDYIHVVDLADGHIAALRKLDDPKVGCEVYNLGTGKGTSVLEMVVAFEKASGKKIPLVKSGRRPGDAEIVYASTEKAERELNWKARYGIDEMCRDQWNWASKNPYGYESPNSTN